Proteins co-encoded in one Flavobacteriaceae bacterium MAR_2009_75 genomic window:
- a CDS encoding excinuclease ABC subunit B: MKFKVVSEFKPTGDQPSAIKQLSEGIESNERYQTLLGVTGSGKTFTVANVVAGVQRPTLVLAHNKTLAAQLYSEFKQFFPENAVEYFVSYYDYYQPEAFIPTSGLYIEKDLSINEDIEKLRLSATSSLLSGRRDVLVVASVSCLYGIGNPVEFQKNVISIQKDQVIARTKFMHQLVQSLYSRTTADFRNGNFRVKGDVVDVFPSYDDHAFRIHFFGDEIEEIEAFDPFNNNALEVYENLNIYPANMFVTSQDVLQNAIHQIQDDLVAQVDYFKETGKPLEAKRLEERTNFDLEMIRELGYCSGIENYSRYLDGRQPGTRPFCLLDYFPDDYLMVVDESHVTIPQVHAMYGGDRSRKVNLVDYGFRLPAAMDNRPLKFEEFEALQNQVIYVSATPADYELQLSQGVYVEQVIRPTGLLDPIIEVRPSLNQIDDLVEEIQLRVEKDERTLVTTLTKRMAEELAKYLTRINVRCRYIHSDVDTLERVEIMQDLRKGIFDVLIGVNLLREGLDLPEVSLVAILDADKEGFLRNNRSLTQTVGRAARHLNGMAIMYADKVTDSMQKTIDQTTYRREKQTAYNQEHNITPKALNKSLDSVLAKNSVSTYHFEKEEMRAAEPDLDYLTKEQLEKIIRQKRKAMEKAAKELDFMQAAKLRDEIKSLQEKG; this comes from the coding sequence ATGAAATTCAAAGTAGTATCAGAGTTCAAGCCTACTGGCGATCAGCCATCAGCAATCAAGCAATTATCTGAAGGGATAGAGTCCAATGAACGTTACCAGACCCTGTTGGGTGTTACCGGTTCAGGTAAAACGTTCACCGTCGCCAATGTCGTAGCTGGGGTACAAAGACCTACCTTGGTATTGGCCCATAATAAAACCTTGGCGGCCCAACTCTATTCTGAATTCAAACAATTCTTTCCTGAGAACGCAGTAGAATATTTTGTTTCCTACTACGATTATTACCAACCGGAAGCATTTATACCCACATCGGGGCTATACATCGAGAAAGATCTTTCTATCAATGAAGATATTGAAAAGCTTAGATTGAGCGCCACCTCCTCCCTGCTTTCAGGTCGACGAGATGTGCTTGTAGTGGCCTCCGTCTCTTGTCTGTATGGTATCGGTAATCCGGTGGAATTTCAGAAAAATGTGATATCCATCCAAAAAGACCAAGTAATCGCACGCACCAAGTTTATGCACCAATTGGTACAAAGTCTTTATTCGCGTACTACTGCGGATTTTAGAAATGGTAATTTCAGGGTAAAGGGTGATGTCGTCGATGTTTTCCCCAGTTATGACGACCATGCCTTCAGAATTCACTTCTTTGGGGATGAGATAGAGGAAATTGAAGCCTTTGATCCCTTTAATAATAATGCTCTTGAAGTATATGAAAATTTGAACATTTACCCCGCTAACATGTTCGTTACCTCACAAGATGTGCTTCAAAATGCTATTCACCAAATTCAAGATGATTTGGTAGCCCAAGTCGACTACTTTAAGGAAACCGGAAAACCATTGGAAGCCAAAAGACTTGAAGAACGTACCAATTTTGATTTGGAAATGATACGTGAACTGGGTTACTGCTCCGGAATAGAAAACTATTCGCGCTATCTAGACGGTCGTCAGCCCGGTACCCGACCTTTCTGCTTGCTTGATTACTTTCCTGATGATTACTTGATGGTAGTCGATGAGAGCCATGTGACCATACCACAGGTTCACGCTATGTATGGTGGTGACCGCTCTCGAAAAGTGAATTTGGTGGACTATGGTTTTAGGCTGCCCGCTGCGATGGACAATCGTCCTCTTAAATTTGAAGAATTTGAAGCGCTTCAAAATCAAGTTATATATGTAAGTGCTACACCCGCCGATTACGAATTGCAATTGAGTCAAGGAGTCTATGTAGAACAGGTTATACGACCAACAGGACTTTTGGACCCAATTATAGAAGTGCGGCCAAGTCTTAACCAAATAGATGACTTAGTAGAAGAAATTCAACTTCGTGTGGAAAAAGACGAGCGTACGTTGGTGACAACTCTTACCAAACGAATGGCGGAAGAATTGGCAAAATACCTTACGAGAATCAATGTTCGTTGCCGATATATTCATAGCGACGTCGATACGCTAGAAAGGGTAGAAATCATGCAAGATCTTCGTAAAGGAATATTCGATGTACTCATCGGTGTCAATTTATTACGTGAGGGATTGGATTTACCAGAGGTATCTTTAGTAGCAATCTTAGATGCGGATAAGGAAGGTTTTCTTCGTAACAACAGATCACTAACACAGACCGTAGGAAGAGCGGCAAGACACCTCAACGGTATGGCAATTATGTATGCCGACAAAGTGACCGATAGTATGCAAAAAACTATAGACCAAACCACCTACCGAAGAGAGAAACAAACGGCCTATAATCAAGAGCATAATATTACCCCAAAAGCGCTCAATAAAAGTTTGGATAGTGTGCTCGCTAAAAACTCGGTTTCGACCTACCATTTTGAAAAAGAAGAAATGCGTGCCGCTGAACCCGATCTCGATTATTTGACCAAGGAACAACTTGAGAAAATAATTCGTCAAAAAAGGAAAGCCATGGAAAAAGCAGCAAAGGAATTGGACTTTATGCAAGCAGCAAAATTGAGAGATGAAATTAAATCATTACAAGAAAAAGGGTAA
- a CDS encoding ABC-type transport system involved in multi-copper enzyme maturation permease subunit — MTRLLQIEFIKLWNNRISKILIVSYFLLLTSIALVAAIKFDIGPINFHLADQGIFNFPYIWHFNTYVTALFKLFLAIVIVSMMANEYSNKTIKQNLIDGLSKKEFILSKFLTVVSFALISTLFVFTVSLILGLAYSDFNEISIIFSDLEFLLAFFIKLVGFFSFCLFLGILVKRSAFALGFLILWMIIEQMLFGLLGWKFVSWETAKMIKNLFPLQSMSNLIEEPFSRLNAVQSVAAQMGEKFNFDYQVHWYEIAVVLTWIGLFIYLSYAILKRRDL, encoded by the coding sequence ATGACTAGACTTTTACAAATAGAATTCATCAAGTTATGGAACAATAGAATAAGTAAAATTCTAATTGTATCTTATTTTCTTTTGCTTACTTCGATTGCTTTGGTAGCAGCGATTAAATTTGATATTGGCCCTATAAATTTTCATCTTGCCGACCAAGGCATCTTCAACTTTCCTTATATCTGGCACTTTAACACCTATGTCACTGCCCTTTTCAAACTGTTCTTGGCCATTGTCATCGTTTCGATGATGGCGAATGAGTATAGCAATAAGACCATCAAACAGAATTTGATAGACGGACTATCAAAGAAAGAATTCATTCTGAGCAAATTTTTAACGGTAGTTTCATTTGCCTTAATATCTACGCTATTTGTTTTCACAGTTTCATTGATTTTAGGTCTTGCCTATTCTGATTTCAACGAAATTTCCATTATATTTTCAGACCTAGAATTTCTTTTGGCCTTCTTTATAAAATTAGTTGGCTTCTTTTCTTTTTGTCTCTTTTTGGGCATCCTAGTAAAACGGTCCGCCTTTGCTCTCGGATTCTTAATTCTTTGGATGATTATAGAACAAATGCTATTCGGGCTTTTAGGCTGGAAATTCGTCTCTTGGGAAACTGCTAAGATGATTAAAAATCTTTTTCCTCTGCAATCAATGTCCAATTTGATAGAAGAACCTTTTTCACGACTAAATGCCGTTCAATCAGTAGCAGCCCAGATGGGAGAAAAGTTTAATTTTGATTATCAGGTGCACTGGTACGAAATAGCAGTGGTTCTAACTTGGATTGGTCTATTTATTTATCTCTCCTATGCGATATTGAAAAGACGAGACCTGTAG
- a CDS encoding putative repeat protein (TIGR01451 family), which translates to MVNLTPENLSVTLLFTDRMKNKLFILIFILSTGAFAQLSDLHYLPPLKQGSNNQAIQQQEVHISTPETTTFTVNVYRGTSNAIIATFNISNTAPAVYTLANGDNNITLVDNAHTGVVITDGGLRFEAPSGDKFYVNYRGRSGSQGASLTSKGRAAMGTRFKWGGVPNLGTHVSKSNTVGIMATEDNTTIDIFGYDPNCTFRSGANATALTDDTYQITLNANESFVFEAYLGNTFSAAQSQGWIGASIVSDKNIVISNGSLNYGRQANNSNRDAGIDQPVPEDRIGKDYVFIRGNGSSNGWTEFPLIIATQNNTAIYVNGSTTPIATINNGDYFEIPSSYYSSNSVGANMYVSTSKDAYAYQCMGGSTAAYTQGLNFVAPVNCLLPDHMDNIPDIRNVAGINVTGGVTIVASTTTPDGNITVTDGTGNITLPPSSPVAGNSLWKTFYVPNLTGNVSVNSTGPIAVGFVGFNGARGVAGYFSGFDTVPDVDLQVTGGGCLPGSVIEVVDANFDAYQWFQDGTEVPGAIFSSFTPNQAGDYYVRVTKGGCTYDSQPIAAYYCLPDVVIKKTADTNTVFNDGLVTFTITVESLGVNDITNVVITDLLPTGLQFVSSAISKGSFTYPNWNIGTMEQGDLETISLIARANLPDIYTTTTSVTNTASNSQDQTDTNITSDDPSETITINFQAPTTIITNRRITYRVN; encoded by the coding sequence ATGGTGAATCTGACACCAGAGAATTTGTCGGTCACTTTACTCTTTACAGATAGAATGAAAAATAAATTATTCATATTGATTTTTATACTCAGTACGGGTGCTTTTGCCCAGTTGAGTGACCTTCATTATTTGCCCCCTTTAAAACAAGGCTCCAATAATCAGGCTATTCAACAACAAGAGGTACATATATCTACCCCTGAGACCACGACATTTACCGTGAATGTCTATAGGGGCACCAGCAATGCCATTATCGCTACTTTTAATATTTCGAATACTGCACCCGCCGTATATACTCTTGCCAATGGTGATAACAACATAACATTGGTTGACAACGCCCATACAGGGGTAGTGATTACTGATGGAGGACTGAGGTTCGAAGCGCCTAGCGGTGATAAATTTTATGTCAATTATCGCGGTAGATCCGGATCGCAGGGTGCATCACTTACCTCCAAGGGTAGAGCCGCTATGGGTACTCGATTTAAGTGGGGTGGAGTCCCAAATTTAGGTACCCACGTATCTAAATCAAATACAGTAGGTATAATGGCCACTGAAGATAATACGACCATTGATATCTTTGGGTACGACCCAAATTGTACATTTCGTTCTGGAGCCAACGCTACGGCCCTGACAGACGACACCTATCAGATTACTCTGAATGCTAATGAATCTTTCGTCTTTGAAGCCTATTTAGGAAACACCTTTTCCGCGGCTCAAAGCCAAGGGTGGATAGGTGCCAGTATCGTTTCGGATAAAAATATTGTTATCAGTAATGGTTCGTTAAATTATGGTAGACAGGCAAATAACTCTAATAGAGACGCCGGTATTGACCAACCAGTTCCTGAAGATAGAATCGGTAAGGATTATGTGTTTATTCGCGGTAATGGCAGCAGTAATGGTTGGACCGAGTTTCCATTAATTATAGCTACCCAAAACAATACGGCTATATATGTAAACGGCTCTACGACCCCAATCGCGACCATCAACAATGGTGATTATTTTGAAATCCCCAGCAGCTATTATTCTTCCAACTCGGTTGGTGCGAATATGTACGTGTCTACCTCGAAAGATGCCTACGCCTATCAATGTATGGGAGGGTCAACGGCCGCTTACACCCAAGGTCTTAATTTTGTAGCCCCTGTAAATTGTTTACTTCCTGACCACATGGACAACATACCTGACATTAGAAATGTGGCGGGAATAAACGTAACAGGAGGTGTAACAATAGTTGCTTCCACTACAACTCCCGATGGAAATATTACAGTTACCGATGGCACAGGAAATATCACCTTACCCCCCTCCTCTCCCGTCGCTGGAAATTCACTCTGGAAAACCTTTTATGTTCCCAATTTGACCGGTAACGTAAGTGTAAACTCTACGGGGCCGATTGCAGTGGGATTTGTAGGTTTTAATGGAGCACGCGGTGTAGCAGGATACTTTTCGGGCTTCGATACAGTGCCTGATGTTGACTTGCAGGTAACCGGGGGAGGATGTCTCCCTGGTTCGGTGATTGAGGTGGTAGATGCGAATTTTGACGCCTATCAATGGTTTCAAGATGGCACAGAAGTACCGGGAGCCATATTTTCAAGTTTTACACCCAATCAAGCGGGCGATTACTATGTAAGAGTAACCAAAGGCGGATGTACGTACGACTCGCAACCAATTGCCGCGTACTATTGCTTACCCGACGTAGTCATTAAAAAAACGGCAGATACCAATACCGTGTTTAATGACGGACTAGTTACGTTTACCATTACGGTGGAAAGCTTAGGCGTAAACGATATTACCAATGTAGTAATTACCGATTTACTTCCCACCGGTTTACAATTTGTATCATCGGCAATATCGAAAGGAAGCTTCACTTATCCGAACTGGAATATCGGCACTATGGAGCAAGGAGACTTAGAAACAATATCCCTGATAGCTCGAGCGAATTTACCTGACATTTATACGACTACCACTTCGGTAACCAATACCGCTAGCAATAGTCAAGACCAAACCGATACGAACATAACTTCGGACGACCCTTCTGAAACTATTACCATAAATTTCCAAGCTCCTACGACTATTATCACCAATCGAAGAATTACCTATAGGGTAAATTAA
- a CDS encoding gliding motility-associated-like protein gives MRSATLTIIILMTFTCFGQDCSLITTPVDGDVDIAVDSPIRWSAVPNIIGFVVSLGTTPGGGEIVNRRSSGQNNFYIPEVGLPADTKIYVTIGYFKAGQDFTTCEIESFRTVKITEAPNCTSLKNPINNSSNIAAETQLDWLYSPTATGYILSIGTSAGGTDVLDGFDVGNVLNYEAPEGLPADTEIFVSIVPYNDIGNAINCREESFITTSVVVDCGPYYDYLTGTSITLSPDINFPKRIGFCVRSPSTRISSDDDADGYRWFMVNSDGSETLISSEKIADIPKIGTYRYEAYNNIEQSTTTVECGKSVIFQVLPSDSATIHSIEDHRRSNGQVAIIAEGQGLYEFALDSRSGPYQDSSVFHNVTNDFHKVFVRDKNGCGITESSIQRKLTSDDFPKFFTPNGDNVNDHWQFITPKLQGEITVTSIHIFNRYGNLLTIIDPNLKGWDGTFKGSPLPASDYWFRAYAENGEEIRGHFTLKR, from the coding sequence ATGAGGTCGGCAACGCTAACCATTATTATTTTAATGACATTCACTTGCTTTGGACAAGATTGTTCCTTAATAACTACTCCTGTTGATGGTGATGTTGATATAGCTGTTGATTCTCCCATAAGATGGAGTGCCGTACCTAATATTATTGGTTTTGTTGTTTCGTTAGGAACAACACCTGGAGGAGGCGAAATTGTCAATCGAAGATCTTCAGGCCAAAATAATTTTTATATTCCTGAGGTCGGACTTCCGGCAGACACGAAAATCTATGTTACTATAGGATACTTTAAAGCAGGCCAAGATTTTACCACATGTGAAATAGAGTCCTTTAGAACCGTTAAGATTACAGAAGCACCAAATTGCACCTCGCTTAAAAACCCAATAAACAATAGCTCTAATATAGCCGCTGAAACTCAGTTAGATTGGCTTTATTCTCCAACGGCTACAGGTTATATACTGTCTATTGGGACTAGCGCTGGCGGTACGGACGTTCTAGATGGTTTTGACGTTGGTAACGTTCTAAATTACGAAGCACCTGAAGGTTTACCGGCTGACACAGAGATTTTTGTGAGTATAGTACCATATAACGATATCGGAAATGCTATTAATTGCCGAGAGGAGAGCTTTATCACTACCTCAGTAGTCGTCGATTGTGGGCCTTATTATGATTATCTCACAGGCACATCAATTACATTGAGTCCAGATATAAATTTTCCAAAACGTATCGGCTTTTGCGTCCGATCACCTTCAACAAGGATCTCTAGCGATGATGATGCAGATGGCTACCGGTGGTTTATGGTAAATTCTGATGGAAGTGAAACATTAATATCATCGGAGAAAATTGCAGATATTCCTAAAATTGGTACATACCGATATGAAGCGTATAACAATATTGAACAATCAACTACTACGGTTGAATGTGGTAAATCCGTAATTTTTCAGGTACTTCCATCAGATTCGGCTACCATACATTCTATTGAAGATCATAGAAGAAGTAACGGGCAGGTTGCCATAATTGCTGAAGGTCAGGGTCTCTATGAGTTTGCTTTAGATAGTAGAAGTGGGCCCTACCAAGACAGTTCAGTTTTCCACAATGTAACCAATGATTTTCATAAAGTATTCGTAAGAGATAAAAATGGATGTGGTATAACCGAATCCTCTATTCAAAGAAAATTAACTAGCGATGACTTCCCTAAATTCTTCACTCCTAATGGAGATAATGTAAACGACCATTGGCAATTTATAACCCCAAAGCTTCAAGGGGAAATTACAGTGACTTCGATTCATATATTTAACAGATACGGCAATCTACTAACTATAATTGACCCAAATTTGAAAGGTTGGGACGGCACTTTCAAGGGTTCTCCCCTGCCCGCATCAGACTACTGGTTTCGCGCCTATGCTGAAAATGGAGAAGAAATAAGAGGGCATTTTACCTTGAAACGATAA
- a CDS encoding HSP20 family protein produces the protein MSIVKRNNLAFPSLMNEIFKPDWFGGMENLNSTVPAVNIKDNEKEFELELAVPGRKKEDFNIEVDNDVLTISSEKKYDDEVKEENYTRREFGFSSFKRSFTLPETIDTDKIKADYSEGLLKFVLPKKEEALPRPKRLIELK, from the coding sequence ATGAGTATAGTTAAAAGAAACAATTTGGCATTTCCTTCACTGATGAACGAAATTTTTAAACCTGATTGGTTTGGTGGTATGGAAAATTTGAACTCCACAGTTCCTGCAGTAAATATTAAAGACAATGAAAAGGAATTTGAGTTAGAATTGGCCGTGCCAGGTAGAAAAAAAGAGGATTTTAATATTGAAGTGGATAATGATGTGCTTACAATCTCATCTGAAAAGAAGTATGATGATGAGGTGAAAGAAGAAAATTATACTCGTCGAGAGTTTGGTTTCTCTTCATTTAAGCGGTCGTTCACTTTGCCCGAAACAATTGATACCGATAAAATCAAAGCTGATTATTCAGAAGGGTTGTTGAAATTCGTACTTCCTAAAAAAGAAGAAGCTTTGCCAAGACCAAAAAGGTTGATTGAATTGAAGTAA
- a CDS encoding AsnC family transcriptional regulator gives MKDKLDAVDHNILSILSEDAQMNYTEVAKRAGISPGTVHMRTRKMKNLGVIKGATLSIDYSKLGWKMTVFLGLFLREASLYKSVIDALSNVPEVVKIHHSTGKYDIFVKIHAKDSLHYRRLYQESILVIEGIRDIESFISLEENMNRHISFGE, from the coding sequence ATGAAAGACAAGCTTGACGCCGTAGACCATAATATTTTATCGATCCTTTCAGAGGATGCCCAAATGAATTATACCGAAGTCGCAAAACGTGCCGGAATTTCTCCCGGAACCGTACATATGCGTACCAGAAAAATGAAGAATTTAGGTGTAATCAAAGGAGCTACCTTGTCTATCGACTACAGTAAACTTGGGTGGAAAATGACCGTTTTTTTAGGTCTCTTCTTGAGGGAGGCATCTCTTTATAAAAGTGTAATCGACGCTTTAAGCAATGTTCCTGAAGTGGTCAAAATTCATCATAGTACGGGCAAGTATGATATTTTCGTAAAAATACATGCGAAAGATAGTTTGCATTATCGACGGCTTTATCAAGAATCAATTTTGGTTATCGAAGGTATCAGAGATATTGAGTCGTTTATTTCGTTAGAAGAAAATATGAATCGGCATATCAGTTTCGGGGAATAA
- a CDS encoding ABC-2 type transport system ATP-binding protein, whose product MATILSVKNLTKKFGYLTAVKNLSFTIEKGNVYGILGPNGSGKSTTLGIVLNVVNRTEGDFFWFDGHTSTHNALKKVGAIIERPNFYPYMTAVQNLKLVCKIKEVDEDKIEEKLELVGLLDRKNSKFQTYSLGMKQRLAIASALLNDPEILILDEPTNGLDPQGIHQIRQIIKKIAADGTTILLASHLLDEVEKVCSHVVILRKGEKLYSGRVDGMLASHGFFELKSENTLGLKAYLEKNASFGSIKVENDLITAILKEDMDASELNQALIAEDIILSHLVKRKESLEEQFLTLTKNQVN is encoded by the coding sequence TTGGCAACTATTCTTTCTGTAAAAAATCTGACCAAGAAATTCGGTTACTTGACCGCGGTAAAAAATTTATCGTTTACCATTGAAAAAGGAAATGTCTACGGAATTCTCGGCCCTAACGGAAGCGGAAAGTCAACGACTTTAGGCATAGTTCTCAATGTGGTCAACCGTACCGAGGGAGATTTTTTTTGGTTCGATGGCCATACATCTACTCATAATGCCTTGAAAAAAGTAGGCGCTATCATTGAGAGACCCAACTTTTACCCTTATATGACCGCTGTTCAAAATCTTAAACTGGTTTGTAAGATCAAAGAAGTTGACGAAGATAAGATTGAGGAAAAATTAGAGCTAGTAGGTTTACTAGATCGTAAGAATAGTAAATTTCAGACCTATTCCTTGGGCATGAAACAGCGTCTAGCAATTGCCTCTGCCCTACTCAACGACCCTGAAATATTGATTCTCGACGAACCCACTAACGGTTTAGACCCACAGGGTATTCATCAAATACGACAAATTATAAAGAAAATAGCCGCAGACGGAACTACAATTTTGCTGGCATCGCACCTGCTTGACGAGGTCGAAAAAGTCTGTAGCCATGTAGTGATTCTAAGAAAAGGCGAGAAATTATATTCAGGCCGTGTAGACGGCATGTTGGCTAGCCATGGCTTTTTTGAATTGAAATCGGAAAATACGCTCGGTCTAAAGGCCTATTTAGAGAAAAACGCCAGTTTTGGTTCGATAAAAGTGGAGAATGATTTGATAACCGCCATATTGAAAGAAGATATGGATGCCTCTGAATTAAATCAAGCACTCATTGCTGAAGATATCATATTATCCCATCTGGTAAAAAGAAAGGAAAGTCTTGAAGAACAATTCTTGACACTAACCAAAAATCAAGTGAACTAA